One Nerophis ophidion isolate RoL-2023_Sa linkage group LG06, RoL_Noph_v1.0, whole genome shotgun sequence genomic region harbors:
- the nadka gene encoding NAD kinase isoform X3 has translation MLQNPHAVMHIQDPATQRLTWNTPPKSVLVIKKIRDASLFQPFKELCTFLTEVKKMIVYVEKKVLDDPTISGDENFGTMKKKFCTFREDLDDISNRVDFIICLGGDGTLLYASSLFQESVPPVMAFHLGSLGFLTPLKFDTYQSLVSQIIDGNAAIVLRSRLKVRVHREREKAVIVTNGDVESSHKSANYQVLNEVVVDRGPSSYLSNVDLFLDGHLITTVQGDGVIVSTPTGSTAYAVAAGASMIHPNVPAIMITPICPHSLSFRPIVVPAGVELKIMLSHEARNTAWVSFDGRRRQEICHGDSITITTSCFPVPCICFRNPVNDWFESLAQCLHWNVRKKQNCLSSEDDDII, from the exons GCACATTCAGGACCCTGCCACCCAGAGACTGACATGGAACACGCCCCCCAAGAGCGTCCTGGTCATCAAGAAAATCCGAGATGCCAGCCTGTTTCAGCCTTTCAAGGAACTCTGCACATTCCTCACTGAG GTCAAAAAGATGATTGTTTATGTGGAAAAGAAAGTTCTGGATGACCCAACCATTTCTGGTGATGAAAACTTTGGGACTATGAAGAAGAAATTCTGCACTTTCAGGGAAG ATCTGGATGACATCTCCAACCGTGTGGACTTCATCATCTGTCTCGGGGGTGATGGAACTCTGCTGTACGCGTCTTCACTCTTCCAG GAGAGCGTTCCACCAGTGATGGCCTTCCATTTGGGCTCCTTGGGTTTCTTGACCCCTCTAAAATTTGACACTTATCAGTCTCTGGTCAGCCAAATTATTGACG GAAATGCTGCTATTGTGCTGCGCAGTCGCTTGAAAGTGCGAGTACACCGAGAGAGGGAGAAGGCCGTCATTGTGACCAACGGAGATGTGGAGAGCAGCCACAAAAGTGCCAACTATCAG gTCCTGAACGAAGTGGTGGTGGACCGAGGGCCGTCCTCCTACCTCTCCAACGTCGACCTCTTCCTTGATGGACACCTCATCACCACAGTGCAGGGAGACG GTGTGATCGTGTCCACACCCACTGGCAGCACCGCGTATGCAGTGGCTGCAGGAGCCTCCATGATACATCCAAACGTACCAGCGATCATGATCACGCCCATCTGCCCACACTCGCTCTCCTTCAGACCCATCGTGGTGCCTGCTGGAGTGGAGctgaag ATAATGCTGTCACACGAGGCCAGAAACACGGCCTGGGTGTCGTTCGACGGCAGACGGCGCCAGGAGATCTGTCACGGAGACAG catcACCATCACCACTTCCTGCTTCCCCGTTCCTTGCATCTGCTTCCGCAACCCGGTCAACGACTGGTTCGAGAGCCTGGCTCAGTGTTTGCACTGGAACGTCCGGAAGAAGCAGAACTGCCTCAGCTCCGAGGACGACGACATCatctga
- the nadka gene encoding NAD kinase isoform X2, with protein MCTAMKVLLQDVPGSDNTDNKMWKWHIQDPATQRLTWNTPPKSVLVIKKIRDASLFQPFKELCTFLTEVKKMIVYVEKKVLDDPTISGDENFGTMKKKFCTFREDLDDISNRVDFIICLGGDGTLLYASSLFQESVPPVMAFHLGSLGFLTPLKFDTYQSLVSQIIDGNAAIVLRSRLKVRVHREREKAVIVTNGDVESSHKSANYQVLNEVVVDRGPSSYLSNVDLFLDGHLITTVQGDGVIVSTPTGSTAYAVAAGASMIHPNVPAIMITPICPHSLSFRPIVVPAGVELKIMLSHEARNTAWVSFDGRRRQEICHGDSITITTSCFPVPCICFRNPVNDWFESLAQCLHWNVRKKQNCLSSEDDDII; from the exons GCACATTCAGGACCCTGCCACCCAGAGACTGACATGGAACACGCCCCCCAAGAGCGTCCTGGTCATCAAGAAAATCCGAGATGCCAGCCTGTTTCAGCCTTTCAAGGAACTCTGCACATTCCTCACTGAG GTCAAAAAGATGATTGTTTATGTGGAAAAGAAAGTTCTGGATGACCCAACCATTTCTGGTGATGAAAACTTTGGGACTATGAAGAAGAAATTCTGCACTTTCAGGGAAG ATCTGGATGACATCTCCAACCGTGTGGACTTCATCATCTGTCTCGGGGGTGATGGAACTCTGCTGTACGCGTCTTCACTCTTCCAG GAGAGCGTTCCACCAGTGATGGCCTTCCATTTGGGCTCCTTGGGTTTCTTGACCCCTCTAAAATTTGACACTTATCAGTCTCTGGTCAGCCAAATTATTGACG GAAATGCTGCTATTGTGCTGCGCAGTCGCTTGAAAGTGCGAGTACACCGAGAGAGGGAGAAGGCCGTCATTGTGACCAACGGAGATGTGGAGAGCAGCCACAAAAGTGCCAACTATCAG gTCCTGAACGAAGTGGTGGTGGACCGAGGGCCGTCCTCCTACCTCTCCAACGTCGACCTCTTCCTTGATGGACACCTCATCACCACAGTGCAGGGAGACG GTGTGATCGTGTCCACACCCACTGGCAGCACCGCGTATGCAGTGGCTGCAGGAGCCTCCATGATACATCCAAACGTACCAGCGATCATGATCACGCCCATCTGCCCACACTCGCTCTCCTTCAGACCCATCGTGGTGCCTGCTGGAGTGGAGctgaag ATAATGCTGTCACACGAGGCCAGAAACACGGCCTGGGTGTCGTTCGACGGCAGACGGCGCCAGGAGATCTGTCACGGAGACAG catcACCATCACCACTTCCTGCTTCCCCGTTCCTTGCATCTGCTTCCGCAACCCGGTCAACGACTGGTTCGAGAGCCTGGCTCAGTGTTTGCACTGGAACGTCCGGAAGAAGCAGAACTGCCTCAGCTCCGAGGACGACGACATCatctga